A region of Malaciobacter marinus DNA encodes the following proteins:
- a CDS encoding trans-sulfuration enzyme family protein — MNKNIETALSHIAKYAPFEDKAGASHFPIYNTGTFDLKKQNGNKIYDYTRSDNPTREMLENLFSDVEGGAGCVCTHTGIASVALLFETVLKANSSILVEADCYGGTFRLLKVFKEKYNITVHFANFLDQDKVEEILKNNQIELVLCESPTNPGLKIIDLEQIANIAHKYNALFAVDNSLATFISQRPLELGADFSLFSTTKYVSGHGAVVAGAIVAKTQELAQEIHYYANAHGRSQNPMDVYLITLGIPTLKIRMKEHEQLSIKIANFLQEQDYIKKVTHPALKSHPQYELAKKQMQYIPGVFCVDFVSEELAEKFIENTKIFGEKCSFGSPDSRVEIPAKISHASFSKEELAAIGISDSTVRFSIGLEHIDDLIEDIKQAVK; from the coding sequence ATGAATAAAAATATAGAAACAGCATTAAGTCACATAGCAAAGTATGCTCCATTTGAAGACAAAGCAGGAGCTTCACACTTTCCTATTTACAATACTGGAACTTTTGATTTAAAAAAACAAAATGGTAATAAAATTTATGATTATACAAGAAGTGATAACCCAACAAGAGAGATGTTAGAGAATCTTTTTAGTGATGTTGAGGGTGGTGCTGGTTGTGTTTGTACACACACAGGAATAGCATCTGTTGCACTTTTATTTGAAACAGTTTTAAAAGCAAACTCATCAATCTTAGTTGAAGCAGATTGTTATGGTGGAACTTTTAGATTGTTAAAAGTATTTAAAGAAAAATATAATATTACAGTTCATTTTGCCAACTTTTTAGACCAAGATAAAGTTGAAGAGATATTAAAAAACAATCAAATAGAGCTTGTACTTTGTGAAAGTCCTACAAATCCAGGTCTTAAAATTATTGATTTAGAACAAATAGCAAATATAGCACATAAATACAATGCACTTTTTGCAGTTGATAACTCACTTGCTACATTTATTTCACAAAGACCTTTAGAGCTTGGAGCTGATTTTAGTCTATTTTCAACTACTAAATATGTATCAGGACATGGAGCTGTTGTTGCTGGTGCTATTGTTGCAAAGACACAAGAGTTAGCACAAGAAATTCATTACTATGCAAATGCACATGGAAGAAGTCAAAACCCAATGGATGTATATCTAATAACACTTGGTATCCCTACTTTGAAAATTAGAATGAAAGAGCATGAACAATTATCTATAAAAATTGCAAACTTTTTACAAGAGCAAGATTATATAAAAAAAGTAACTCATCCAGCACTTAAATCACATCCACAATATGAACTTGCAAAGAAGCAAATGCAGTATATTCCAGGTGTTTTTTGTGTTGACTTTGTAAGTGAAGAACTTGCAGAAAAGTTTATTGAAAATACTAAAATTTTTGGAGAAAAATGTTCTTTTGGAAGTCCAGACTCAAGAGTAGAGATACCTGCAAAAATATCCCATGCAAGTTTTTCAAAAGAAGAATTAGCTGCAATTGGAATAAGTGATAGTACAGTTAGATTTTCAATTGGTTTAGAACACATAGATGATTTAATAGAAGATATAAAACAAGCCGTAAAATAA
- a CDS encoding TIGR01212 family radical SAM protein (This family includes YhcC from E. coli K-12, an uncharacterized radical SAM protein.) produces MIQAPYFSFKNYMKENYGNTLHSIPIDLDLGCPNRDTNGIGGCTFCPSNGARAAQTLDTNSVQEQIQKAITFSKNRYKAKEFMLYIQAYTGTFTSVINQKRVYSKLLSLYNFKAISIGTRPDCLNKKTLEYLKELNEQIDVYIDLGVQTLNDTTLKRINRGHDASCSIKAIKKLKEYGIKVFAHIIVGLEKETRKDWLHTVKELVKHEVDGIKIHNLHIIKNTLLHKEYEKNKFKTLDEYEYAQELIYLIRNIPKNIAIVRISTDTPSSDLLSPIWHMQKGQFVEYVNQQMIYAGYTQADMISKQEESLQKENTFKLKDKSITVWDKIHKDYYHPKSGALLQAKEAFIKQSKLKEKLEKKDIDLLDIGFGMGYNSLCSIFLEKKHKLNITAIDKNRVIIKTASKLIEDENYSKVLEEIFEKYSYKDEFNSLNFIVQDARFALKNLEKKFDIIYLDSFLHNLNASLLSYDFFKLLKSVLKSDGVMICSQTNHIVKVALAKANFVYEEFSLEKTDIKALVIKHGINSSDEVCYEDEYLVYRDKQIVTNKEQQSL; encoded by the coding sequence ATGATACAAGCGCCCTACTTTAGTTTTAAAAATTATATGAAAGAAAACTATGGAAATACACTGCACTCAATCCCAATTGATTTAGATCTTGGATGTCCAAATAGAGATACAAATGGAATTGGTGGTTGTACCTTTTGTCCCTCAAATGGAGCAAGAGCAGCACAAACTCTTGATACAAATAGTGTGCAAGAGCAGATACAAAAAGCTATTACTTTTTCAAAAAATAGATATAAAGCAAAAGAGTTTATGCTTTATATTCAAGCTTATACAGGAACTTTCACCTCTGTAATAAATCAAAAAAGAGTATATTCGAAGCTTCTTAGTTTATATAATTTTAAAGCTATAAGTATCGGAACAAGACCTGATTGCTTAAATAAAAAAACACTAGAGTATTTAAAAGAGTTAAATGAACAAATTGATGTTTATATTGACTTAGGAGTTCAAACACTAAATGATACAACTTTAAAAAGAATAAATAGAGGTCATGATGCTAGTTGTAGTATCAAAGCAATAAAAAAGTTAAAAGAGTATGGAATAAAAGTTTTTGCACATATTATTGTAGGACTTGAAAAAGAAACAAGAAAAGACTGGCTTCATACAGTTAAAGAATTAGTAAAACATGAAGTTGATGGTATAAAAATTCATAATCTTCATATTATTAAAAATACTTTACTTCACAAAGAGTATGAAAAAAACAAGTTTAAAACTTTAGATGAGTATGAATATGCACAAGAATTAATCTACCTTATAAGAAATATTCCTAAAAATATTGCAATAGTTAGAATAAGTACAGATACACCAAGTAGTGATTTACTCTCTCCAATTTGGCATATGCAAAAAGGTCAATTTGTTGAGTATGTAAATCAACAAATGATTTATGCAGGATATACTCAAGCTGATATGATAAGTAAACAAGAAGAATCTTTACAAAAAGAGAACACTTTTAAATTAAAAGATAAAAGTATAACAGTATGGGATAAGATACATAAAGATTATTATCATCCTAAAAGTGGTGCTTTATTACAAGCAAAAGAGGCTTTTATAAAGCAATCCAAACTAAAAGAAAAATTAGAAAAAAAAGATATAGATTTACTTGATATAGGTTTTGGTATGGGATACAACTCACTTTGTAGTATCTTTTTAGAAAAGAAACACAAACTAAACATCACAGCAATTGATAAAAATAGAGTAATTATAAAAACAGCTTCAAAACTTATTGAAGATGAGAACTATTCAAAAGTATTAGAAGAGATATTTGAAAAATATAGTTATAAAGATGAGTTTAATAGCTTAAATTTTATAGTTCAAGATGCAAGATTTGCCCTTAAAAACTTAGAAAAAAAGTTTGATATTATATATCTTGATAGCTTTTTACATAATCTAAATGCTTCTTTATTAAGCTATGATTTTTTTAAACTTTTAAAAAGTGTACTTAAAAGTGATGGAGTTATGATTTGCTCACAAACAAATCATATAGTAAAAGTTGCACTTGCAAAAGCGAATTTTGTTTATGAAGAGTTTAGCTTAGAAAAAACAGATATAAAAGCTTTAGTGATAAAACATGGGATAAACAGTAGTGATGAGGTATGCTATGAAGATGAATATCTAGTTTATAGAGATAAACAAATCGTTACAAACAAAGAGCAGCAAAGCCTATAA
- a CDS encoding protein adenylyltransferase SelO — translation MKLDELKLQTKYLDSVDSKFYQLLDATALDNAFLISYNKKLCDEIGLDYNECETNEFINFLNGKKVLEGSKPYSMVYAGHQFGHFVPQLGDGRAINLGSIGKWHLQTKGSGLTNYSRQGDGRAVLRSSIREYIISEAMHALNIPTTRALAIIGSGHNVYRNPFQAEKGAVVLRASDSWIRIGTFEYFARSKDAKQNITALADFVILENYKHLKDDENKYEKFFYELVDKTALLLAKWQTYGFMHGVMNTDNMSVFGVTIDYGPFSFMDYFDKHCICNDTDIEGRYSYNNQPYIAKWNLFVLADCLSIIADFEKLKNYLETFFSQHEREYLELMNKRLGLDITLSGDKNIDLIIRLLKALESSEIDYNLFFYKLSQLENLDDFSSILDNCIYPLVMKEWLQEYKQVLLLDPRTQNQRCESMQKVNPKYIIKNYMLEEAIQKAQEDDFTLVNDLLNIAQNPFDEHKDFQRYAKATPKEFANLKLSCSS, via the coding sequence ATGAAATTAGATGAATTGAAATTACAAACAAAATATTTGGATAGTGTAGATAGTAAGTTTTACCAACTTTTAGATGCAACTGCTTTAGATAATGCTTTTTTAATCTCTTATAATAAAAAGCTTTGTGATGAAATAGGTCTTGATTATAATGAGTGTGAAACAAATGAGTTTATAAACTTTTTAAATGGTAAAAAAGTTTTAGAAGGTTCAAAGCCTTATTCTATGGTTTATGCAGGTCATCAATTTGGACATTTTGTTCCACAACTTGGAGATGGAAGGGCTATAAATTTAGGAAGTATTGGCAAGTGGCATTTACAAACAAAAGGTTCAGGACTTACAAACTACTCAAGACAAGGTGATGGAAGAGCAGTTTTAAGATCAAGTATAAGAGAGTATATTATAAGTGAAGCTATGCATGCATTAAATATCCCAACAACAAGAGCTTTAGCAATAATTGGCTCAGGGCATAATGTTTATAGAAATCCTTTTCAAGCAGAAAAAGGCGCAGTTGTTTTAAGAGCTAGTGATTCTTGGATTAGAATAGGAACTTTTGAGTATTTTGCAAGAAGTAAAGATGCAAAACAAAATATAACAGCATTGGCTGATTTTGTAATATTAGAAAATTACAAACATTTAAAAGATGATGAAAATAAATATGAAAAGTTTTTCTATGAATTAGTTGATAAAACAGCTTTACTTTTAGCAAAATGGCAAACTTATGGTTTTATGCATGGAGTTATGAATACTGATAATATGTCAGTTTTTGGTGTAACTATTGATTATGGGCCCTTTAGTTTTATGGACTATTTTGATAAGCATTGTATTTGCAATGACACAGATATAGAAGGAAGATACTCCTATAACAATCAACCATATATTGCAAAGTGGAATCTTTTTGTTTTAGCTGATTGTTTAAGTATTATTGCTGATTTTGAAAAATTAAAGAACTATTTAGAAACATTTTTTTCACAACACGAAAGAGAGTATTTAGAACTTATGAACAAAAGGTTAGGTCTTGATATAACTTTAAGTGGAGATAAAAATATTGATTTGATTATTAGGTTACTAAAAGCACTAGAGTCTTCAGAAATAGATTATAATTTATTTTTTTATAAATTATCACAACTTGAAAATTTAGATGATTTTTCATCTATTTTAGATAATTGTATTTATCCTTTAGTTATGAAAGAGTGGTTACAAGAGTATAAGCAAGTTTTACTTTTAGATCCAAGAACTCAAAATCAAAGATGTGAAAGTATGCAAAAGGTTAATCCTAAATACATAATAAAAAACTATATGTTAGAAGAGGCAATACAAAAAGCTCAAGAGGATGATTTTACTTTAGTAAATGATTTATTAAATATTGCCCAAAACCCTTTTGATGAGCATAAAGATTTTCAAAGGTATGCAAAAGCAACTCCAAAAGAGTTTGCAAATTTAAAATTATCTTGCTCTTCTTAA
- a CDS encoding DUF2798 domain-containing protein, with amino-acid sequence MINAKYRRLVFSFLMALLMTFIMSFAITFLNLGFIDEFVYKWITAFIKAFFIAFPSVFFVAPFVNRLVDILIKK; translated from the coding sequence TTGATAAACGCAAAATATAGACGATTGGTATTTTCATTTTTGATGGCATTACTTATGACTTTTATCATGAGTTTTGCTATTACATTTTTGAATTTAGGGTTTATTGATGAGTTTGTGTACAAATGGATAACAGCTTTTATAAAAGCATTTTTTATAGCTTTTCCTTCGGTGTTTTTTGTGGCACCTTTTGTAAATAGACTTGTGGATATTTTGATAAAGAAATAA
- a CDS encoding MarR family winged helix-turn-helix transcriptional regulator, whose amino-acid sequence MASKTSIIKKQNNTKTNPIYKIASKVYNLNELLKKEVEKLLSSYDIGFAELDLLIVLHEADKKVFKPSDLYDKLQFSSGGITKIIKRLEIKHYIKKEVFLDDLRSKPISITKKGQSLVLELFPKVIHLEKNIFSVLEFEELNITYKSLLKVIKSLK is encoded by the coding sequence ATGGCTTCAAAAACAAGTATTATTAAAAAACAAAATAATACAAAAACAAATCCTATATATAAAATAGCTTCAAAAGTTTATAACTTAAATGAACTTTTAAAAAAAGAGGTTGAAAAACTTTTATCAAGTTATGATATTGGCTTTGCTGAATTAGATTTACTAATAGTTTTACATGAAGCAGATAAAAAAGTATTTAAGCCAAGTGATTTGTATGATAAACTGCAATTCTCATCAGGTGGAATTACGAAAATAATAAAAAGATTAGAAATTAAACACTATATAAAAAAAGAGGTATTTTTAGATGATTTAAGAAGTAAACCTATAAGTATCACTAAAAAAGGACAAAGTTTAGTTTTAGAATTATTTCCTAAAGTTATTCATTTAGAAAAAAATATTTTTTCTGTACTTGAATTTGAAGAATTAAATATAACTTATAAGTCTTTATTAAAAGTAATAAAAAGTTTAAAGTAA
- a CDS encoding DoxX family protein: protein MNRTSESDIGKLILRLTVAIMMLFHGYAKIIHGVGFVENMLIKNDLPAILAFGVYIGEILAPIFLIFGYKTRFSAFIIMCTMLMAVYLVHPHDIFEISKHGSPLLETVYFYIFSCIAIMFLGAGRIAVDSK, encoded by the coding sequence ATGAATAGAACTAGTGAATCAGATATTGGGAAGCTTATACTAAGACTTACTGTGGCTATTATGATGTTATTTCATGGCTATGCTAAGATTATTCATGGAGTGGGCTTTGTAGAAAATATGCTTATAAAAAATGACCTACCAGCTATACTTGCATTTGGTGTTTATATTGGTGAAATATTAGCACCAATTTTTCTTATCTTTGGATATAAAACTAGATTTAGTGCGTTTATTATTATGTGCACTATGCTAATGGCTGTATATTTAGTACATCCTCATGATATATTTGAAATATCAAAACATGGATCACCTTTACTAGAAACAGTATATTTTTATATATTTAGTTGTATTGCTATTATGTTTTTAGGAGCAGGTAGAATCGCAGTTGATTCAAAGTAA
- a CDS encoding TetR/AcrR family transcriptional regulator, translated as MPKIVNKEERRREIALSCSDLIHEVGIKKLTVSQAAKTAGIGKGTIYEYFENKEDIIFEIINIHIDKYHDEFEKNIQKEKTTRDKVVHFFKFAIDDSEENMKHFDGFKEYLSIVLSEENEQMLNFNCSCSSFFQVQLTKILQEGITKGELKNEAIDLVEVIMVYERGLAITKMTQNDTDIKVLCKKFIDSLFELVEIKKD; from the coding sequence ATGCCAAAAATTGTAAATAAAGAAGAAAGAAGAAGAGAAATTGCACTATCTTGTAGTGACTTGATACACGAAGTTGGTATAAAAAAGCTTACGGTATCACAAGCTGCAAAAACAGCAGGTATTGGAAAAGGTACAATTTATGAATATTTTGAAAATAAAGAAGATATAATTTTTGAAATAATAAATATTCATATAGATAAATATCATGATGAGTTTGAAAAAAATATTCAAAAAGAGAAAACTACAAGAGATAAAGTAGTCCATTTTTTTAAATTTGCTATTGATGATAGTGAAGAAAACATGAAACACTTTGATGGATTTAAAGAATACTTATCAATAGTTTTAAGTGAAGAAAATGAACAAATGTTAAATTTTAATTGTAGTTGTAGTTCATTTTTTCAAGTGCAATTGACTAAAATTTTACAAGAAGGCATCACTAAAGGTGAGCTGAAAAATGAAGCTATTGATTTAGTTGAAGTAATTATGGTTTATGAAAGAGGACTTGCTATTACAAAGATGACTCAAAATGATACAGACATTAAAGTACTTTGTAAAAAGTTTATAGATAGTCTTTTTGAATTAGTAGAAATAAAAAAAGATTAA
- a CDS encoding efflux RND transporter periplasmic adaptor subunit — translation MIKKVLLVLAVISCSLFAKGGPALVNVASLEKGKINPLTEFIGTVKFENSSVLASETNGLVEKIYFEVGKKVKKGETLIKIDSSILNAQIKAALANVNTAKVELKNSKNDYNRYLALVQKKSIAQKTFDDMQLTYELAKQKLISSEAKLQELKIQKNKKLVKAPYDGVIVSKEINLNEWVNSGSKIANIVNTNNIEMMFNLPIGYVDELSKTKIYKIKLPNMTVDGKLYAAIPSGDKLTRTFPVRFKAVVKDKFIFDGAQAKIKLAKEIKKDALVINRDAVIKRFGQDVVFAINEKSIANMIPVQIIGFDGLKAGIKAQGLQEGMKIVVKGNERVFPKQPVKVLNK, via the coding sequence GTGATTAAAAAAGTTTTATTAGTATTAGCAGTGATTAGTTGCTCACTGTTTGCAAAAGGTGGACCTGCATTAGTAAATGTAGCTTCATTAGAAAAAGGAAAAATAAACCCACTAACAGAGTTTATAGGAACTGTAAAGTTTGAAAATAGTTCAGTTCTTGCAAGTGAAACAAATGGACTTGTGGAAAAAATATATTTTGAAGTTGGTAAAAAAGTAAAAAAAGGTGAAACTTTAATTAAAATAGATTCATCAATTTTAAATGCACAAATTAAAGCTGCTTTAGCAAATGTTAATACAGCAAAAGTTGAATTGAAAAACTCAAAAAATGATTACAATAGATATTTAGCACTTGTACAAAAAAAATCAATTGCTCAAAAAACTTTTGATGATATGCAATTAACATACGAATTAGCAAAACAAAAATTAATTTCATCAGAAGCAAAACTTCAAGAATTAAAAATACAAAAAAATAAAAAACTTGTTAAAGCACCATATGATGGAGTAATTGTATCAAAAGAGATTAATTTAAATGAGTGGGTTAATAGTGGTTCAAAAATTGCAAATATTGTAAATACAAACAATATAGAAATGATGTTTAATCTACCAATTGGTTATGTAGATGAATTAAGTAAAACAAAGATTTATAAAATAAAATTACCAAATATGACTGTTGATGGAAAACTTTATGCTGCAATTCCAAGTGGGGATAAATTAACTAGAACATTTCCAGTTAGATTTAAAGCAGTTGTAAAAGATAAGTTTATTTTTGATGGAGCACAAGCAAAAATAAAACTTGCAAAAGAGATTAAAAAAGATGCTTTAGTTATAAATAGAGATGCAGTTATTAAAAGATTTGGTCAAGATGTAGTTTTTGCAATAAACGAAAAATCAATTGCAAATATGATTCCAGTACAAATTATTGGTTTTGATGGATTGAAAGCTGGTATTAAAGCACAAGGTTTACAAGAAGGTATGAAAATTGTTGTAAAAGGGAATGAAAGAGTTTTTCCTAAGCAACCAGTAAAAGTTTTAAATAAATAG
- a CDS encoding efflux RND transporter permease subunit gives MDLIKFSIKNPVTIIVSVLIVVMFGILSLKGLPYQLTPNVTKPEIKITTTWPGATPYEIEREVIEEQEDVLKSLNNLIEYEASANDDYGEITLTFKLGTDLRSALQDVSNKLDEVSSYPDNVDEPVIETATASPVIWMMLQTLEGNDRHIDEYKTYFEDEIKPVIKRVNGVAGTMGGGGREQQMQVNFDINKLASYNLTVNQVINILKNENVDVSAGVQNMGRRAYRIRTVNKFATTKDIESVVLVSNRDQRVLVSDVATVDFGYETASGVAMFMGKDGIFLGVQPNSEVNTVKLTNEVEAAVNELNENVLKPKGLKIKWIYDQRSYIVGSVDLVQQNIMIGGALAIFVLILFLRAISPTAVVSIAIPISVIGTFIVLDLLGRSLNTISLAGISFAVGMLVDSAIVVLENIDRHRKEGMSIPEAAYVGAKEVWGALIASASTTMAVFLPIVFLEDEAGQLFKDIAIAVTSAVSFSLFVSIAVIPMLWKKFASISGKEPRGKSSLTKLGDAIVEKFMSIVNISLKNTFTKVMTILILGISSLSIIFLLFPKMDYLPQGNKNLIFNILIPPPGLSYQERYDMGAYLMKQVEPNFNKDKDGYPGINRAFFVSFGDFNLFGGTSMHESRAKELIPLFRPIVNSLPSTYGVTIQSGVFESGVGEGNNIDIDISGESIQEIADVGTQLFLAANQIIKGGQVRPVPSIELLYPEFRLHPNQDALRSLNMSANDLGVIADVYMDGKIIGDFEQDGKKKIDLVVKAKDSQINTPQDILNAQVVLPNSSIVPLSSLATSQSTAGISEIRHLDGKRTITLQITPPDGMTIEEAMGILKGSIDKIKSEGKVSKYVEVNISGTADKLSQTIDMLSINFILALVIIYLLMSALFGNFLYPIVIMFTVPLATAGGFLGLAMTNAFIAPQPLDVLTMLGFIILVGIVVNNAILIVHQSLNLIRNHGFEHKKAVVEATRTRIRPIYMSSLTSIFGMLPLVLIPGPGSEFYRGLGSVITGGLALSTIFTIFITPALLMFFIKLEQKVKNVKAPVDVSKA, from the coding sequence ATGGATTTAATTAAGTTTTCAATTAAAAATCCAGTAACTATAATCGTTTCTGTTTTAATTGTTGTGATGTTTGGTATTTTGTCATTAAAAGGCTTACCATACCAACTTACTCCCAATGTTACAAAACCAGAGATAAAAATCACAACAACATGGCCAGGTGCCACTCCTTATGAAATAGAACGAGAAGTTATTGAAGAACAAGAAGATGTACTTAAAAGTTTAAATAATCTAATAGAATATGAAGCATCAGCAAATGATGATTATGGTGAGATTACTTTAACTTTTAAGTTAGGAACTGATTTAAGATCAGCCCTTCAAGATGTGTCAAACAAGCTTGATGAGGTAAGTTCTTATCCTGATAATGTTGATGAACCTGTAATAGAAACAGCAACAGCAAGTCCTGTTATTTGGATGATGCTTCAAACACTTGAGGGCAATGATAGGCATATTGATGAATATAAAACATATTTTGAAGATGAAATAAAACCAGTAATTAAAAGAGTTAATGGTGTTGCTGGGACAATGGGCGGCGGTGGTCGTGAACAGCAAATGCAAGTAAATTTTGATATTAATAAACTTGCTTCATATAATTTAACAGTTAATCAAGTAATCAATATTCTAAAAAATGAAAATGTTGATGTATCTGCTGGTGTTCAAAATATGGGAAGAAGAGCTTACAGAATTAGAACTGTAAACAAATTTGCAACTACAAAAGATATTGAAAGTGTAGTATTAGTTTCAAATAGAGATCAAAGAGTTCTAGTATCTGATGTAGCAACTGTTGATTTTGGATATGAAACAGCAAGTGGTGTTGCGATGTTTATGGGTAAAGATGGTATTTTTTTAGGGGTTCAACCAAACTCTGAGGTAAATACTGTAAAGCTTACAAACGAAGTTGAAGCAGCTGTAAATGAATTAAATGAAAACGTTTTAAAACCAAAAGGTTTAAAAATAAAATGGATTTATGACCAAAGAAGTTATATTGTTGGTTCTGTTGATTTAGTACAACAAAATATCATGATTGGTGGTGCTTTAGCAATTTTTGTTTTAATACTATTTTTAAGAGCAATTTCACCAACAGCTGTTGTATCTATTGCTATTCCTATTTCTGTTATTGGTACATTTATTGTACTTGATTTACTAGGAAGAAGTTTAAATACAATCTCTTTAGCAGGGATTTCTTTTGCCGTTGGTATGCTAGTTGATAGTGCGATTGTTGTTTTAGAAAATATTGATAGGCATAGAAAAGAAGGAATGAGTATTCCAGAAGCTGCATATGTTGGTGCAAAAGAAGTTTGGGGAGCACTAATTGCAAGTGCATCTACAACAATGGCAGTATTTTTACCAATCGTTTTTTTAGAAGATGAAGCAGGGCAATTATTTAAAGATATAGCAATTGCTGTAACATCAGCAGTTTCATTTTCACTTTTTGTTTCAATTGCAGTTATTCCAATGCTTTGGAAAAAGTTTGCAAGTATTAGTGGAAAAGAGCCAAGGGGTAAAAGTTCTCTTACAAAACTAGGTGATGCTATAGTTGAAAAATTTATGAGTATTGTAAATATATCTTTAAAAAATACATTTACAAAAGTTATGACAATACTGATTTTAGGTATTTCATCTTTAAGTATTATTTTCTTATTATTTCCAAAGATGGATTACCTTCCTCAAGGAAATAAAAACTTGATTTTTAATATCTTAATTCCACCTCCAGGATTATCTTATCAAGAAAGATATGATATGGGTGCATATTTAATGAAACAAGTCGAACCAAACTTTAATAAAGATAAAGATGGTTACCCTGGTATTAATAGAGCTTTCTTTGTATCTTTTGGAGATTTTAACCTTTTTGGTGGAACTTCAATGCATGAATCAAGAGCAAAAGAGTTAATACCTTTATTTAGACCTATTGTAAACTCACTTCCATCAACTTATGGAGTAACAATTCAAAGTGGTGTTTTTGAAAGTGGTGTTGGTGAAGGTAATAATATTGATATTGATATTAGTGGAGAGAGTATACAAGAGATTGCAGATGTTGGTACACAGTTATTCTTAGCAGCAAATCAAATCATTAAAGGTGGACAAGTAAGACCTGTACCATCAATTGAGTTACTTTATCCAGAGTTTAGATTGCATCCAAATCAAGATGCATTGCGTTCTTTAAATATGAGTGCAAATGATTTAGGTGTAATAGCTGATGTTTATATGGATGGAAAGATTATAGGTGATTTTGAACAAGATGGTAAGAAAAAAATTGATTTAGTTGTAAAAGCAAAAGATAGTCAAATAAACACACCTCAAGATATTTTAAATGCACAAGTTGTATTACCAAATAGTTCAATTGTTCCTTTAAGTTCACTTGCAACTTCACAAAGTACAGCAGGTATTAGTGAAATAAGACACCTAGATGGGAAAAGAACTATTACTTTACAAATCACTCCACCAGATGGAATGACAATTGAAGAAGCAATGGGAATTTTAAAAGGTTCAATTGATAAAATAAAAAGTGAAGGTAAAGTTTCAAAATATGTTGAAGTAAATATTAGTGGTACAGCAGATAAATTATCACAAACAATTGATATGTTAAGTATTAATTTTATTTTAGCCTTAGTAATTATTTATTTACTAATGTCAGCACTATTTGGAAACTTTTTATATCCAATTGTAATTATGTTTACAGTACCACTTGCAACAGCTGGAGGTTTCTTAGGTCTTGCAATGACAAATGCCTTTATTGCACCACAGCCTCTTGATGTACTTACAATGCTTGGATTTATTATTCTTGTAGGTATTGTTGTAAATAATGCGATTTTAATTGTTCACCAAAGTTTAAATCTAATAAGAAATCATGGTTTTGAGCATAAAAAAGCAGTTGTTGAAGCAACTAGAACTAGAATTAGACCAATTTATATGAGTTCATTAACATCAATTTTTGGTATGTTACCACTTGTATTAATTCCAGGTCCAGGAAGTGAATTTTATAGAGGTTTAGGATCAGTAATTACTGGTGGATTAGCATTATCTACTATATTTACTATATTTATTACACCTGCACTTTTAATGTTTTTTATTAAATTAGAACAAAAAGTAAAAAATGTAAAAGCTCCTGTTGATGTTAGTAAAGCGTAA